In the Leptospira sp. WS4.C2 genome, one interval contains:
- a CDS encoding glycoside hydrolase family 130 protein, with amino-acid sequence MEPQNLELIRTGVELTPDYRRVLYRPLHIEPEERIIKILGRIQTLSETEVNIEINALLTAFEERHKRLKKFFLQRYQQIKKYLLTDHILSEERKLLIGAYFTQEYSLESAALFNPSIIWDRDQTNLPPGSKRFIMSLRATGEGHISSITFRSGMVDSENRITITEPTKYVSISENISNPIYEKKTFERKLSELDLLTDFSGNILSLLDAHFTIEELNSILEKYTKNIKTKTVENKLTANGILSLAFSNYEIQYDSEQRLSERIIFPHSPSESNGIEDARFVDFIEDDGNHIYYATYTAYDGKVTFPQLLETRDFLHFKVSTLNGPEVKNKGMALFPRKINNNYAMLSRQDNENIFLMYSEDLHFWYNKELILKPTYPWEFIQLGNCGSPIELEEGWLVISHGVGPMRKYSIGAFLLDKLDPRIVIGRLLEPLLVPNEKEREGYVPNVVYSCGSAINRGDLILPYAMSDRSVGFAKINLKQLINQLMTNKKGNQNADGI; translated from the coding sequence ATGGAACCGCAAAATCTAGAACTCATTCGAACTGGAGTAGAACTAACACCAGATTATCGAAGGGTCTTATATCGTCCTCTCCACATTGAACCAGAAGAGAGAATCATTAAAATCCTAGGAAGAATCCAAACTCTTTCTGAAACAGAAGTAAATATCGAAATCAATGCTTTACTCACTGCCTTTGAAGAAAGACACAAACGATTAAAAAAATTCTTTTTACAACGATACCAACAAATAAAAAAATACTTACTCACAGACCATATTCTTTCAGAAGAAAGAAAACTCTTAATTGGTGCTTACTTTACCCAAGAGTACTCCTTAGAATCCGCAGCATTATTTAATCCTTCTATCATCTGGGATAGAGACCAAACCAACCTTCCCCCAGGATCCAAACGATTCATCATGAGTCTTCGTGCCACTGGAGAAGGACATATATCTTCCATTACATTTAGATCAGGAATGGTAGATTCTGAAAATCGAATTACGATTACAGAACCAACCAAATATGTGTCGATATCCGAAAATATATCAAACCCTATCTATGAGAAAAAAACATTCGAACGAAAATTGTCAGAGTTAGATTTACTAACTGATTTTTCCGGCAACATACTTTCTCTTTTAGATGCTCATTTTACGATTGAGGAATTAAATTCGATTCTAGAGAAGTATACTAAAAACATAAAAACAAAAACAGTAGAAAATAAGTTAACCGCGAATGGTATTCTCTCTTTAGCATTTTCTAATTATGAAATTCAATACGATAGTGAACAACGACTTTCAGAGAGGATTATTTTTCCGCACTCACCCTCCGAAAGCAACGGAATAGAGGATGCTCGGTTTGTTGATTTTATCGAAGATGATGGAAATCATATCTATTACGCAACATATACAGCCTATGATGGGAAAGTAACTTTCCCCCAATTATTAGAAACAAGAGATTTTCTACACTTTAAAGTAAGTACACTCAATGGACCCGAAGTAAAAAACAAAGGGATGGCGTTATTTCCCAGAAAAATTAACAATAATTATGCGATGTTATCCAGACAAGATAACGAAAACATATTTCTTATGTATTCTGAGGATCTCCACTTTTGGTACAACAAAGAATTGATTTTGAAACCAACATATCCTTGGGAATTTATCCAACTTGGGAATTGTGGATCACCTATCGAATTAGAAGAGGGATGGCTTGTCATCAGTCATGGAGTCGGACCAATGAGAAAGTATTCAATTGGAGCATTCCTGTTAGACAAATTGGACCCGCGAATTGTTATCGGAAGACTGTTAGAACCCTTACTCGTCCCCAACGAAAAGGAAAGAGAAGGATATGTGCCAAACGTTGTCTACAGCTGCGGCAGTGCTATCAACCGTGGTGACCTAATCCTACCGTATGCAATGTCTGATCGCTCTGTAGGTTTTGCAAAAATCAACCTGAAACAGCTAATCAACCAACTAATGACGAATAAAAAGGGAAACCAAAATGCAGATGGAATCTAG
- a CDS encoding SpoIIE family protein phosphatase, translating into MKSLYLLIFFFSFDLFPVYATPNPSIFQLKDPTELLKLSGFWKFNSEDNLIYAQKNFADSDWKQLPIPAQWNNSGLSGFKIGWYRQSFQVSKSFKNQNISILTPIIADANEIYINGIFVGRTGMITESGDILKKSSQISVYTIPQGIIDLDKENTIAVRVADDVGWGGFVNSEFYIGESELIKNKFYKYIMWNSAICFAFVYSALYCLILWLRSRSERAYLLYFFFAILAGLATFGNLSLPYFIWDNFWFNHFLFHPALNLMGLFGVLFFLNFAEHKPSKLVISILWFHFALSLVSFFTFHPFIMDIYSKYTLNISDILSLLELVYAFSLNFKAVKNKQPGAIIILIGQIGLGITATFSVLSYLQIYISFLDRSLSEGFLFYTLSLSFALSIRFAKLFEVTNQLKGELEHKNEELIVLDKMKDEFLSNTSHELRTPLNGIIGITESLLEGSMGAVTPGVSKNLGFIISSAKRLSNLVNDLLDFSLMKNRRFHLSPIVLAIQPSVEVVITLLEHAAKQKGITLKSEIPDNTPLVFGDENKIQQILFNLIGNALKFTESGNILISARPTNNGYLDFLEISVIDTGIGLTKEDQKKIFSPFAQADSSISRNFGGVGLGLSISKNLVELHTGTLSVDSELGKGSIFRFTLPLAVGQSDFQQDKSEKEVTVTNHWFHEEDRRGNFIVEQTYIERVKVTTNLSKDLDRNLTILAVDDDPINLEVLKIQLIGSGFNVIPVLDGPTAISVAHEVKPDLILLDIMMPKMSGYQVCKILRETYSIYEMPILMLTAKNRIEDVLSGLEAGANDYLGKPFDKRELLARVNTLILLKSAVEEKEDYISIKAELKLAKKIQDSSLPLHPPTGGRAKVVSRYNPMTAIGGDYYDFHTPDEYSLGVVVADVSGHGIPAAIVAAMFKMAFNLQKHVSRRPNEVLKRINKLLLDSIHKQFVTACYLFFDLENKRVLYASAGHPPVAFYRRKTNKVELVRPRGRVLGCFAEIPDEILDLPFAIGDRIILYTDGISEARNSSGEMFGDERLSHYIVENSETRSADLFADGLLDQVKEFCGKSVPDDDITLVVVDL; encoded by the coding sequence ATGAAAAGTCTCTATCTCCTAATATTCTTTTTCTCTTTTGACCTGTTCCCAGTCTATGCCACTCCGAATCCTTCCATCTTTCAACTGAAAGATCCAACCGAACTTTTGAAATTATCTGGCTTCTGGAAATTCAATTCTGAGGACAACCTCATATATGCCCAAAAAAACTTTGCCGATTCTGACTGGAAACAGTTACCGATTCCCGCACAATGGAATAACTCAGGATTATCTGGCTTTAAGATCGGATGGTATAGACAATCATTCCAAGTTTCAAAGTCATTTAAAAATCAAAATATAAGCATCCTAACACCTATCATAGCGGATGCGAACGAAATTTATATCAATGGAATCTTTGTCGGAAGGACAGGTATGATTACCGAGTCAGGAGACATTCTAAAAAAAAGTAGTCAAATCAGCGTTTACACAATCCCACAAGGAATCATAGATTTAGATAAGGAAAATACAATTGCTGTTCGCGTTGCGGACGATGTTGGGTGGGGTGGATTTGTAAATTCTGAATTTTATATTGGGGAATCCGAACTAATCAAAAACAAATTTTATAAATACATCATGTGGAACTCCGCCATTTGTTTTGCATTTGTATACTCGGCATTGTATTGTTTGATTCTCTGGTTAAGAAGTAGAAGCGAACGCGCTTATCTTCTCTATTTCTTTTTTGCTATACTGGCAGGACTCGCTACCTTCGGAAATTTATCGCTCCCCTATTTCATTTGGGACAATTTTTGGTTTAACCATTTTTTGTTTCACCCTGCATTAAATTTGATGGGTTTATTTGGTGTTCTATTCTTTTTGAATTTTGCAGAACACAAACCATCCAAGTTGGTTATAAGTATTCTTTGGTTTCATTTTGCACTCTCACTTGTATCTTTTTTTACTTTCCATCCATTCATAATGGATATATATTCAAAATACACATTAAATATTAGTGATATACTTTCTCTTTTAGAACTTGTCTATGCTTTTAGTTTAAACTTCAAAGCTGTCAAAAACAAACAACCAGGTGCGATCATTATCCTTATTGGTCAAATTGGCCTTGGAATCACGGCAACTTTTTCTGTTTTAAGTTACCTTCAGATATATATATCCTTTTTAGATCGATCTCTTTCCGAAGGTTTTCTATTTTACACCTTAAGTTTATCTTTTGCGTTATCCATCCGCTTTGCGAAACTTTTTGAAGTAACAAACCAATTAAAGGGCGAATTAGAACACAAGAACGAAGAATTAATAGTATTAGATAAAATGAAGGATGAATTTTTATCTAATACATCTCATGAACTCAGAACACCACTCAATGGGATTATTGGTATCACCGAATCATTATTAGAAGGCTCGATGGGTGCTGTGACTCCTGGTGTTTCCAAAAACCTTGGGTTTATTATTTCCTCTGCGAAAAGACTTTCAAATTTAGTTAATGACTTACTTGATTTTTCCCTAATGAAAAATCGGAGATTTCACCTTTCACCAATAGTGTTAGCCATCCAACCTTCGGTAGAAGTTGTCATCACCTTACTAGAGCATGCGGCAAAACAAAAAGGAATCACACTCAAAAGTGAAATCCCCGATAATACTCCCTTAGTATTTGGTGATGAAAACAAAATCCAACAGATTCTTTTTAATTTAATTGGCAATGCACTCAAATTTACAGAGTCAGGAAACATTCTGATTAGCGCTAGACCAACTAATAATGGATACTTGGATTTTCTAGAAATTTCCGTTATCGATACCGGGATAGGCCTTACCAAAGAAGATCAAAAAAAGATATTTTCTCCTTTTGCACAGGCAGATTCTAGTATCTCCCGAAACTTCGGCGGAGTTGGCCTTGGACTCTCAATTTCGAAGAACTTAGTAGAACTCCACACAGGTACCTTATCGGTAGATTCAGAACTAGGTAAGGGTTCCATCTTTCGATTCACTTTACCTCTTGCCGTCGGACAATCTGACTTTCAACAAGACAAATCGGAAAAAGAAGTAACGGTAACGAATCATTGGTTTCACGAAGAAGACCGTCGTGGGAACTTTATCGTTGAACAAACATATATCGAAAGAGTGAAGGTAACAACTAATCTTTCCAAAGACCTTGACCGTAACCTGACTATCTTAGCTGTGGATGACGATCCCATCAACTTAGAAGTTTTAAAAATCCAACTCATTGGATCGGGATTCAATGTAATTCCAGTATTGGATGGGCCAACGGCAATTTCTGTGGCACACGAAGTGAAACCTGATTTGATTCTTTTGGATATTATGATGCCAAAGATGAGCGGATACCAAGTCTGTAAAATTTTAAGAGAAACATATTCAATTTATGAAATGCCGATTTTGATGCTTACTGCAAAAAATAGAATTGAAGATGTCCTTTCTGGATTAGAAGCCGGTGCCAACGACTATCTAGGAAAACCATTTGATAAAAGAGAATTACTTGCTAGAGTCAACACTCTCATTCTCTTAAAATCTGCAGTAGAAGAAAAAGAAGATTATATTAGTATCAAAGCAGAACTGAAACTCGCTAAAAAAATCCAAGACTCTTCACTTCCTTTGCATCCACCAACCGGCGGTAGAGCAAAAGTCGTTTCTCGATATAACCCAATGACGGCAATTGGTGGAGACTATTACGACTTCCATACTCCCGACGAATATAGCTTAGGCGTAGTAGTCGCCGATGTCTCTGGACATGGAATCCCTGCGGCCATTGTGGCAGCTATGTTTAAGATGGCATTTAACTTACAAAAACATGTTTCCAGAAGACCAAACGAAGTTTTAAAACGAATCAACAAACTCCTACTCGATTCAATCCACAAACAATTTGTGACTGCTTGTTATTTATTTTTTGATTTAGAAAACAAACGAGTACTTTATGCAAGTGCGGGACACCCACCCGTTGCCTTTTATAGGCGAAAAACTAATAAAGTGGAATTGGTTCGACCTAGAGGAAGGGTACTCGGTTGTTTTGCTGAAATTCCAGATGAAATCTTAGATCTTCCATTTGCCATTGGAGATAGAATTATCTTATACACTGATGGAATTTCCGAAGCAAGAAATTCTTCTGGGGAAATGTTCGGAGATGAACGTTTGAGTCATTATATAGTTGAGAATTCCGAAACTCGATCTGCTGATCTTTTTGCCGATGGCCTCCTAGATCAAGTTAAAGAGTTCTGTGGAAAATCTGTTCCTGATGATGACATTACCCTTGTTGTTGTGGATTTATAA
- a CDS encoding glycosyltransferase family 4 protein, with the protein MKRVAFIGNYSPRQCGIATFTTDLCESISEQFPETACIALPVNDIDSGYAYPTRVRFELKEKDINSYHRAADFLNINNVDLVSLQFEYGIFGGRAGSHILSLLRDLHMPIVTTLHTILKEPDPDQRNVLEQLISLSDRIVVMSKTGAEILKAVYNIQSDKIDIIAHGIPDVPFVDPSFHKDLFGVEGKIVLMSFGLISANKGLENVILALPKIIEKFPNVVYIILGATHPQVLRNEGEAYRISLQLLARENKVEENVLFYNKFVSQRELTEFIGATDIYITPYLEPNQIVSGTLAYTLGAGKAIISTPYWYAEEMLADDRGILVPFHDYEKLGTEVIYLLENETVRHSMRKRAYLYARSMIWSQVSQRYMESFRRAREEKRYFSSLGFNIKLRNTPPIEFPILKLTHLEHMTDDTGILQHAFFTLPNYGEGYTTDDNARALIVCKLIEDLDSDTTYKLSYRYLAFLWYAYNAKTKRFRNFMDYQRNWLEDSGSEDSHGRSLMALGTILGIESLPKLPTIAGRLFEEALPSILMMKSPRAWAFSLLGINEYFKRFTGDRRAEAVRDELAKRILKLYQENYKPDWLWFEQSLSYCNAILPHALLVSGKSMQNQEMVDIGLKSLFWLADIQKAKADGGHFIPIGTNGFYTRGGPHARFDQQPVEAQTMVSASIEAFHITKDPLWKKESIRAFEWFLGRNDLKVSLYDPTTGGCRDGLHSDRMNENQGAESTLAFLQSMLEMRLEESILSSKGSV; encoded by the coding sequence TTGAAAAGAGTTGCCTTTATTGGTAACTACTCTCCCAGACAATGTGGTATCGCCACATTCACAACAGACTTATGTGAATCGATTTCTGAACAATTTCCTGAAACTGCCTGCATTGCGCTTCCCGTAAACGACATTGACTCAGGTTATGCTTACCCAACACGCGTACGATTTGAACTCAAAGAAAAAGACATCAATTCTTACCATAGGGCTGCAGATTTTCTAAACATCAACAACGTTGATCTAGTTTCGCTACAATTCGAATACGGAATTTTCGGTGGAAGAGCAGGAAGCCATATACTCTCCCTACTTCGTGATTTACATATGCCCATTGTCACAACCTTACATACGATTTTAAAGGAACCGGATCCAGACCAACGGAATGTACTAGAACAACTAATTTCATTATCTGATAGAATTGTAGTTATGAGTAAAACTGGGGCAGAAATACTAAAAGCCGTTTACAACATCCAATCTGACAAAATTGATATCATCGCTCATGGAATTCCTGACGTACCATTCGTGGATCCTAGTTTTCACAAAGATTTATTTGGTGTTGAAGGAAAAATAGTTTTAATGAGTTTCGGACTAATCTCAGCTAACAAAGGATTAGAAAATGTGATCCTTGCATTACCTAAAATCATAGAAAAATTTCCTAATGTTGTTTACATTATACTCGGAGCTACCCATCCACAAGTACTTCGGAACGAAGGAGAAGCATATAGAATTTCCTTACAGTTACTAGCAAGAGAAAACAAAGTAGAGGAAAATGTACTTTTTTATAATAAATTTGTCAGCCAAAGAGAATTAACTGAATTCATTGGTGCTACTGACATTTATATCACACCCTATTTAGAACCCAACCAAATTGTTTCTGGAACGCTTGCCTATACCTTGGGAGCAGGAAAAGCGATCATATCAACTCCCTATTGGTATGCAGAAGAGATGTTAGCTGATGATAGAGGAATCTTAGTTCCGTTTCATGATTACGAGAAGTTAGGAACGGAAGTTATCTATTTATTAGAAAATGAAACTGTCCGTCATTCAATGCGAAAAAGAGCTTATCTGTATGCCCGCAGCATGATTTGGTCACAAGTGTCACAACGTTATATGGAATCCTTTCGTCGAGCTAGAGAAGAAAAACGTTATTTCTCTTCTTTAGGTTTCAACATAAAATTAAGAAACACTCCTCCTATTGAATTTCCAATTCTAAAGTTAACGCATTTGGAACATATGACTGACGATACCGGTATACTTCAACATGCCTTTTTTACCTTACCCAATTATGGAGAAGGTTATACTACCGATGATAATGCACGTGCTCTGATTGTTTGTAAGTTGATTGAGGATTTAGATTCTGATACCACATACAAATTGAGTTATCGTTACTTAGCTTTTTTATGGTATGCGTATAATGCCAAAACAAAAAGGTTCCGAAATTTTATGGACTATCAAAGAAATTGGTTAGAAGATTCAGGTTCGGAAGATAGCCACGGTAGGTCCCTTATGGCTTTAGGAACTATCTTAGGAATTGAATCTCTTCCCAAATTACCAACTATAGCCGGCCGATTATTTGAAGAAGCACTTCCTTCTATATTAATGATGAAAAGTCCTAGGGCTTGGGCTTTCTCCCTATTGGGAATCAACGAGTATTTTAAACGTTTTACGGGTGATAGGCGAGCGGAAGCTGTTCGAGACGAACTAGCAAAAAGGATTTTAAAACTTTATCAGGAAAACTATAAACCAGATTGGTTATGGTTCGAACAATCTTTAAGTTATTGTAATGCCATTCTTCCCCATGCACTTCTTGTCTCTGGGAAATCAATGCAAAACCAAGAGATGGTGGATATTGGATTAAAAAGTTTATTTTGGTTGGCGGATATACAAAAAGCTAAAGCAGATGGTGGACATTTTATACCTATAGGCACAAACGGATTTTACACGCGCGGAGGTCCACATGCACGGTTTGACCAACAGCCAGTAGAAGCACAAACCATGGTGTCCGCGTCAATAGAAGCATTTCATATCACAAAAGACCCATTATGGAAAAAAGAATCGATAAGAGCCTTCGAGTGGTTTTTGGGAAGGAATGATTTAAAAGTTTCTTTATATGATCCAACTACTGGTGGTTGTCGGGACGGATTACATTCCGATCGAATGAATGAAAACCAAGGTGCGGAATCAACACTCGCATTTTTACAGAGTATGTTGGAGATGAGATTAGAAGAAAGTATCCTTAGCTCCAAAGGTTCTGTATGA
- a CDS encoding glycosidase gives MNSNYPELLVRHEKNPILTSTMWPYPVHTVFNPGATLLKDGSTLLLCRLEDRKGLSQLGIARSKYGLDHWSIDPSPFLTAEPELYPAECWGLEDPRITYIPELNRYIVTYVSYGENGPSVSLASTEDFLHHTKLGMVLKPNDKDAALFPRKIQDKWVMLHRPIDHDSANIWISYSEDLIHWGERKLVFGTRNGGWWDAEKIGLATPPIETKEGWLIIYHGVKKNASGYLYRIGLALLDLHSPDKCIKRGKDWIFAPETDYERFGDVKDVVFPCGITILPDNDTIHLYYGAADTSIGVAIGSIRNLLDWLRNQ, from the coding sequence ATGAACTCAAACTATCCTGAATTATTAGTAAGACATGAAAAAAATCCCATCCTAACATCAACTATGTGGCCTTATCCAGTTCACACGGTATTTAATCCGGGTGCCACGTTATTGAAAGATGGGAGTACTCTACTTTTATGCCGTCTGGAGGATCGAAAAGGTTTATCACAACTGGGAATTGCTCGGTCAAAGTATGGTTTAGACCATTGGTCGATCGACCCTTCTCCATTTTTGACAGCGGAACCAGAGTTATATCCGGCTGAATGTTGGGGGCTTGAAGATCCAAGAATTACATATATTCCCGAACTGAATCGTTATATTGTGACCTATGTTTCTTATGGGGAAAATGGTCCCTCTGTATCGCTCGCAAGTACAGAAGATTTTTTGCATCATACAAAACTAGGGATGGTATTAAAACCTAACGATAAAGATGCGGCTTTATTTCCTCGAAAAATTCAAGACAAATGGGTCATGCTCCACAGACCAATCGATCATGATAGTGCCAATATTTGGATTTCGTATTCAGAGGATTTAATCCATTGGGGAGAACGAAAACTTGTTTTTGGAACAAGAAACGGTGGTTGGTGGGATGCTGAAAAAATTGGTTTAGCAACACCACCCATCGAAACAAAAGAAGGTTGGCTCATTATCTATCATGGAGTTAAAAAAAATGCTTCTGGTTATCTATATAGAATTGGTTTAGCCTTATTAGATTTGCACTCTCCAGATAAATGTATCAAGAGAGGTAAAGACTGGATCTTTGCTCCTGAAACCGATTACGAAAGATTTGGAGATGTGAAAGATGTTGTCTTCCCTTGTGGAATTACGATATTACCCGACAATGATACAATCCATTTATACTATGGGGCGGCAGATACAAGTATCGGTGTAGCAATCGGTAGCATTCGCAATTTACTTGATTGGTTACGGAACCAATAG
- a CDS encoding chemotaxis protein CheB, with product MTFPVVGIGASAGGLDALELFFKHLPKDTGYCFVVILHLDPNHKGMIPEILQRYSSLPVFAAIDGLKVKPNTVYVLPANKAISISNRILSLSKPTEPRGLRLPIDLFLTSLAKDLKMESVGIILSGMGNDGGVGLQNIKKENGFAFVQDPATAKFDGMPLNAIDSVNVDLIASPEELATQLVSFLDSQSGKKQTDLPPEDSIKSLRVIQSLLKLKSGHDFTNYKNNTLFRRIERRLIFLNLINIKSYEKFVIENPDELLFLFKEILIGVTHFFRDKEVWEKIEKLFIEDVFEKKPDEIIRIWIPGCSTGEEAYSLAITILEAKEKNKKFGSIIFQIFATDIDEESIIKARQGLYPNSIEKDVSTNRLISYFTKAEGGYRIKPSIRELVVFANHDIIKDPPFTKLNFISCRNMLIYMEPNLQRKILGLFRFCLKPNGYLILGTAETLGNQSIFFNAIDAKLKIFEKNQLSIKNEPIDFPTSFKSDKYTNFDMAKTKESEPNIQSLTNTILLQEYSPASVLTNEKGDILYITGKTGKYLEPAAGKAILNVFVMAREGLRHEIIIAFRKATKSIQPISLKNLKISQNTNLVLVDVSIRKIEKPEALSGLFLIVFVDVPAPVATGKGSQKEIKNKHNSQMMTMEAELQRTKEELQITIEEMQTSQEELKSTNEELQSTSEEMQSTNEELTSSKEEMQSLNEELQTVNAELQNKIDEYILITNDFKNLLDGTDIATVFLDKELRIRRFTKQVSRVFNMIPTDIGRPIMDLGSKLDYPEFLHDTKEVLETLIFKEVEIQSLANIWYLVKIMPYRTIDDRILGLVVTFTNITKTKDLEFALRNINEALDIHLREVQNLLSEKEIILKEVHHRIKNNMGTVFGILNLQADSQSDETTKNILIDASCRVQSMMTLYDKLYRSRNSAEIDISEYLPDLLGEIISIFPEGHLVSKSIQLEKISLTAGMISTLGIILNELVTNSMKYAFKNFTKGEISLEIHQSENQIIFIYSDNGIGIPDSVNLESSKGFGLELLRILVKQLRGTIHLERNRGTKYTISFPLKYQQKT from the coding sequence ATGACCTTTCCCGTGGTTGGAATCGGTGCCTCAGCGGGTGGATTGGACGCTTTAGAATTGTTTTTCAAACATCTTCCGAAAGATACCGGCTATTGTTTTGTTGTAATCTTACATTTAGATCCTAACCACAAAGGAATGATTCCTGAAATATTACAACGTTACTCTTCATTACCTGTGTTTGCGGCAATAGATGGACTAAAAGTAAAACCAAACACTGTTTATGTATTACCTGCCAATAAAGCAATATCCATTTCCAATCGCATTTTATCTCTCTCAAAACCGACAGAACCAAGGGGTTTACGTTTACCAATTGATTTATTTCTTACGTCTCTTGCAAAAGATTTAAAAATGGAAAGTGTTGGTATCATTTTATCTGGAATGGGAAATGATGGTGGAGTTGGACTTCAAAACATCAAAAAAGAAAATGGATTTGCCTTTGTACAAGACCCCGCAACTGCAAAGTTCGATGGAATGCCCCTAAATGCAATCGACTCAGTCAATGTTGATTTAATTGCCTCACCGGAAGAATTAGCAACCCAACTAGTATCTTTTTTGGATTCTCAATCGGGTAAAAAACAAACCGATCTACCGCCAGAAGATTCAATTAAATCATTAAGAGTCATCCAATCACTTTTAAAACTAAAATCAGGACATGATTTTACGAATTACAAAAATAATACTCTCTTCAGAAGAATTGAAAGAAGGTTAATTTTTCTTAATCTAATAAACATTAAATCTTACGAAAAATTTGTTATAGAAAACCCCGATGAATTATTATTTTTATTCAAAGAAATTTTGATCGGTGTCACTCATTTCTTCAGAGACAAAGAAGTTTGGGAAAAAATCGAAAAACTCTTTATTGAAGATGTTTTTGAAAAAAAGCCAGATGAAATCATTAGAATTTGGATTCCTGGTTGCTCCACAGGAGAAGAAGCATATAGTCTTGCAATTACAATCCTAGAGGCAAAAGAAAAGAATAAAAAATTTGGGAGTATCATTTTTCAAATTTTTGCCACCGACATAGACGAAGAATCAATCATTAAAGCTAGACAAGGATTGTATCCAAACAGCATCGAAAAGGATGTTTCTACCAATCGACTTATCTCATATTTTACGAAAGCAGAAGGCGGATATCGGATCAAGCCATCCATCAGAGAGTTAGTTGTTTTTGCAAATCACGATATAATCAAGGACCCCCCTTTTACAAAATTAAATTTTATATCCTGCCGCAACATGCTCATTTATATGGAGCCAAACCTACAAAGGAAAATATTAGGATTGTTTAGATTCTGTTTGAAACCTAATGGTTACTTAATTCTTGGGACAGCAGAAACATTAGGAAACCAAAGTATATTTTTCAACGCAATAGATGCAAAACTAAAAATTTTTGAAAAAAATCAACTATCCATCAAAAATGAACCAATCGATTTTCCAACTTCTTTTAAATCGGATAAATATACAAATTTTGATATGGCAAAAACTAAAGAATCAGAACCAAACATTCAATCATTAACAAATACGATTCTACTTCAAGAATATAGCCCTGCCAGTGTTCTCACCAATGAAAAAGGGGATATATTATACATTACAGGGAAAACTGGAAAATACTTAGAACCCGCAGCAGGCAAAGCAATTCTCAATGTTTTTGTAATGGCAAGAGAAGGATTGCGCCACGAAATCATCATTGCATTTAGAAAGGCAACAAAATCAATACAACCCATCTCTCTAAAAAACTTAAAAATATCCCAAAATACGAATCTTGTTCTAGTAGATGTAAGCATTCGCAAAATAGAAAAACCTGAAGCATTGTCTGGATTATTTTTAATTGTCTTTGTTGATGTACCTGCTCCTGTTGCTACAGGAAAGGGAAGTCAAAAAGAGATAAAAAACAAACATAATTCTCAGATGATGACTATGGAAGCGGAACTGCAAAGGACTAAAGAAGAGCTCCAAATCACCATAGAAGAAATGCAAACTTCGCAAGAAGAACTGAAATCCACAAACGAAGAATTACAATCAACGAGCGAGGAAATGCAATCCACCAATGAAGAGTTAACTTCTTCAAAAGAAGAAATGCAAAGTTTAAATGAAGAACTACAAACAGTAAATGCCGAGTTACAAAACAAAATAGATGAATACATTTTAATAACAAATGACTTCAAAAATCTATTAGATGGGACCGATATTGCTACGGTATTTTTGGACAAGGAACTAAGAATCCGAAGGTTCACAAAACAAGTATCTAGAGTATTCAATATGATTCCAACCGATATTGGTAGACCAATTATGGATCTAGGTAGCAAACTAGACTATCCTGAATTTCTTCATGATACAAAAGAAGTTTTAGAAACCTTAATTTTCAAAGAAGTTGAAATTCAATCCTTAGCAAACATCTGGTATTTAGTGAAGATAATGCCATATCGAACTATAGATGATCGGATCCTAGGTCTAGTGGTCACATTTACGAACATAACTAAAACAAAGGATTTAGAATTTGCTTTAAGAAATATTAACGAAGCTTTAGATATTCATTTAAGAGAAGTTCAAAATCTACTGTCGGAGAAAGAGATTATTCTGAAAGAAGTGCACCATCGTATAAAAAATAATATGGGCACTGTATTTGGGATTTTAAATTTACAAGCAGATTCACAATCCGATGAAACAACGAAAAATATCTTAATCGATGCGTCTTGTCGAGTGCAAAGTATGATGACTTTATATGACAAACTCTACAGATCAAGAAATTCTGCAGAAATTGACATTTCGGAATACCTTCCTGATTTGCTTGGGGAGATCATTAGCATTTTTCCTGAAGGCCACTTAGTATCAAAATCCATTCAATTAGAAAAAATTTCCCTGACTGCTGGTATGATTTCTACCTTAGGAATTATTTTAAATGAACTTGTTACCAATTCCATGAAATATGCTTTTAAGAATTTCACTAAGGGAGAAATTTCTTTAGAGATTCATCAATCCGAAAATCAAATCATCTTTATTTATAGTGATAATGGAATCGGAATCCCTGATAGCGTTAATTTAGAATCATCCAAAGGTTTCGGCTTAGAATTATTAAGAATCCTTGTAAAACAACTAAGAGGGACCATTCACTTAGAAAGAAACCGTGGGACTAAATATACGATTAGTTTTCCTTTGAAATACCAACAGAAAACTTAG